In a single window of the Dreissena polymorpha isolate Duluth1 chromosome 3, UMN_Dpol_1.0, whole genome shotgun sequence genome:
- the LOC127873004 gene encoding uncharacterized protein LOC127873004: MVSKRSVFIPYVIIIDMVIFIIFGKCANANERRDIYRNTQVLKLTPSSSYHARTSMIPIKQNDLENNNVFIKTTERNGVFTNTAESDNILNNSLSQPTGANYANYTRGNISRTESVGSVQEYISYVNTNKMTLITSTDLDSSELFNNSAKTDSEHKASTTESRQPLEPQEVHYFVKQLTTTFILQPKHNPRLFHHHLQLMPMDDEPFDSDLFKDHRYVLGVLVPIFVVAIGTAMIMATLFSLRYIARRRAVGEFPLTDGGSMEKRAQSKSEISSERTDRMLLLPVEDDVDI; encoded by the exons ATGGTCTCAAAAAGGAGCGTTTTTATTCCATATGTCATTATAATTGACAtggttatatttataatattcggTAAATGCGCGAATGCCAATGAACGCCGTGATATTTACCGTAATACACAGGTTTTAAAACTTACTCCATCGAGTTCATATCATGCACGCACAAGCATGATACCCATAAAACAAAACgatttggaaaataataatgtcTTTATAAAAACAACTGAAAGGAATGGTGTCTTCACAAATACAGCTGAAAGTGACAACATTTTAAACAATTCGTTAAGTCAGCCAACTGGTGCAAACTACGCAAACTATACACGTGGAAATATATCAAGAACGGAATCGGTTGGTTCTGTACAGGAATATATTTCATATGTCAACACAAATAAAATGACACTAATTACATCTACTGATTTAGATTCCAGTGAATTATTCAACAATTCTGCCAAAACAGATTCTGAACACAAGGCATCCACAACAGAGAGCAGACAGCCACTCGAGCCTCAGGAGGTGCACTATTTCGTAAAACAATTGACGACGACTTTCATTCTTCAGCCAAAACATAACCCGAGATTGTTCCATCACCATTTGCAGCTGA TGCCTATGGACGATGAGCCGTTCGATTCAGATCTGTTCAAG GACCACCGATATGTCCTGGGCGTGTTGGTGCCAATCTTTGTAGTTGCCATAGGAACAGCGATGATCATGGCTACGTTGTTCTCACTTAGATACATAGCCCGTCGGCGAGCCGTAGGAGAGTTCCCTTTGACCGACGGGGGGTCTATGGAAAAGCGAGCACAGTCTAAATCTGAA ATTAGTTCTGAGAGAACGGATCGAATGCTGTTGCTACCCGTTGAAGATGATGTTGATATATAA